In Paludibaculum fermentans, the genomic stretch GCGGGTTCTCCAGAAGGTCCAAAACGCGTAGGCTGTCTCGCTCCGAGAGCTCCACCTGTTCCGCTTCCGCAATCACCGACTTCGCCGCCTTCAACGCATGTTGCAGAACGAACTCCGTCAGGTCGGTGTGCTTCAGCGCCACGGCGCGCAGCAAAGTAACCTTATCCCGCGGACGAATCCGCAGGGACATCCGGCTGTTGTCTTCCACTGGTGTCCTGGGCATGGCAGGCCTCTGTACGCATTCAAATTGTACGAATGCACTCGGCCGGGGTCAACCGACCCCCTCGGTAATCACGGCCGCCACAGGCCGTTCCCCTACCGGAATCATGGTGAAGAGCGGAGCCGATTTCGCCCGCCCCGGAGCAATCGCCGCAATGCGAATGACCGCCAGGTCGCCAGACGCCCGATTCAGCACCAATGCGTACTGCTGGTCGGGCGTCACTACGATGGTGCCCGGATCCATGCCCACGCCCGTCACCGCCACCACCTTCTGCGTGGCCACGTTGAAGACCGTGATCGAACCCGCCTCGGGGTTTGCCACAAACAGGTAGTTCGCCACCGAAGGAGCTTCCGGTTGTGAGGAGATCGCCATACTGCCCGGCCTGCGTCCGCTCAACGAAGTTTGAGCGATCTCGGTGCGGTAGACGTAGGCGATCACCACGGCGTCCCGGCCCGGTCCGGTCAGGAACAACTGCCCGCCGTCGGGCGTCATGCACATGTGCTCGGGACTCAGCGCCAGCGGCAACTGGGTCACAATCACACGGTTTGCGGTGTCGACGAAAGTCAGCCGGTGCGCCGCGCTCTCGGCCACAATCACGAGCTTGCCGTCGCTGCGGAAACGGACTCCGCCCAAGCCTGGTTCGAGCGCAACCGGCGGCAGCGCGCGCCCGGCGGCAAGGTCCACCAGAACGAGGGAGCCGTCCTCCAGCGTCACCGCGCCCAGGCCCGTCTGCTTGGACAGATCGAAAGCAACCGGAGGCGCCGGCAGCGCAATCGGCTTCCCTGCCCGGAAGGCCGTCAAGTCCAGCGGCGTCAATTGCGCCGGATCCTGCATGAGGCACCACAGCTTGCCGCCCTGGGCCAGGGCCGCCAAGGGCACGCCCGGCAGTTTCAAGCCCCGGGTTCGCTTCCTGGCCTTGGTGTCAATCTCTTCCAGGGTCTGGCTCTTCGGCGCCAAGGCGTAGATTAGGGCTTGCGCCGGATCCGGATGGCGTACCAGGGCGGAGGGGGGAGCCGGCAGTTCGATCCTCGACTTCACGGCGAAGGCCATCAGGTCGACCGCCGCCACGGCAGGGGTCCCTGCCGTCGCCACAAAGGCGAATCCGCGATAGCCGGAGCCGGGCTGCGTATTGCAGCCGGTGAACAGGGCCGCTGTGCCTGCAAGGCCGCCACCCAGGATGGTACGCCTGGAGATCACAGGAAGGCGGTCGTCTTGATGCCGGAGATGTCAAAAGTGCGGCGGCAGCGAGGCTGCTTGCACTGCGCCTTGTCGTCGAGCAAGACCATATAGCTCTGCGCTTTGGCGAACTTCGCCCGGTCCCGCTCATCGGCGCCGCCCGGCAGCCGGTCTTTCTTGGTTCGCACCAGCCAACGCAACGGATAGTCATCCATGACGCGGCAGTACGGACAGTTCAGACGCGCCGCTTTGGTCGCCTGGGATTCGGAGTAGAATAACCGCTCGTCCACAACCCTTGATCATCGCACAAAATAGAAGATGTGACAGCCTCTGCCATCGTTCTCACCGCCGCCTTACTTTCGTGGCGGGCCGACATCGAAGCCAAGTCCGGCACGCAGCTCTACGTCGCCGTGGTGGAACACGACGACGCGGCCAACACCTACACCCTGGACCGGGCTACGCCGAACCGGGCTCAGTTCGCTTCCTATCTCAAACAGGAGGGCTTCCTCGACCAGTTCAGCCGCATGTATTCCGTCATGATCCATCACAAAGAGGAGGGCCGGAACGCCTTCCTGGTGATGCTGAACGGAGCGCGCCGCAAGGAGTGGTCCGGCAACGAGGAGGCGCTGCTGGCGCACGAATTCGGCCATGCCTGGATCAAGGCGGAAGGCTATCCAACGCCTATCTTTGTCAACAATCGCTGGGCCTGTGTCGGCATCCACGCCGGCGACATCACCCAGCACGTCCTCATCCGGACCGAGATGGAGCGGCGCGGCATCGACCACAAAACGTTCTGGCTGAAATCGCTGGAAGAGGCGTCGAATCAATTGGAAGCCGGCCCGCCGCCGCCGGAAAGCGACCGTTGCCGGCGCGTCCAGCAGGTGGCCCAACTGGTCGACATCGCCCTGGGCCTGAAGCCCGGCGAATGGGTGGGCCAGGAGAAGTACGAGCAGCGCGTCCACAAGGCCATGCCCGAGGTGGAAGGCACCACCCGCGAGGTGGTCGAATACATGCGCAAGCACAACATGGTCAACCGGGATGAACACCGGGAAGCCCTTAAATTTGTGTTTGAAAAACTCAA encodes the following:
- a CDS encoding type II toxin-antitoxin system TacA family antitoxin translates to MPRTPVEDNSRMSLRIRPRDKVTLLRAVALKHTDLTEFVLQHALKAAKSVIAEAEQVELSERDSLRVLDLLENPPAPNERLLAAAKALPRRK
- a CDS encoding YncE family protein — encoded protein: MISRRTILGGGLAGTAALFTGCNTQPGSGYRGFAFVATAGTPAVAAVDLMAFAVKSRIELPAPPSALVRHPDPAQALIYALAPKSQTLEEIDTKARKRTRGLKLPGVPLAALAQGGKLWCLMQDPAQLTPLDLTAFRAGKPIALPAPPVAFDLSKQTGLGAVTLEDGSLVLVDLAAGRALPPVALEPGLGGVRFRSDGKLVIVAESAAHRLTFVDTANRVIVTQLPLALSPEHMCMTPDGGQLFLTGPGRDAVVIAYVYRTEIAQTSLSGRRPGSMAISSQPEAPSVANYLFVANPEAGSITVFNVATQKVVAVTGVGMDPGTIVVTPDQQYALVLNRASGDLAVIRIAAIAPGRAKSAPLFTMIPVGERPVAAVITEGVG